Proteins encoded within one genomic window of Legionella sp. PC997:
- a CDS encoding MMPL family transporter: MQKKALSYRLGRFINKLRWPIIVLWLLAILLCIPFLPHIITPFKTTGFVDESSQSARAEEYMNKQLGYNDKNKFLIMYHSKKLLATQDKFKEKIKKSLADLKDFPIKHKIIYPDDTHQISKDKHTAYVAVIIKSNKPLTNDLLNQFKDSIKKPSQMTMWIGGEPLFVENVNKQTQTDLYKADIVATPIAIITLILVFGSVVAATLPIILGGGCAIIILTTLYFFGHLFTLSIFTINIALLLGLCLCLDYSLFFINRFRDELKNGLTIQEAIATTQETAGKAIFFSGLAVFVSLSALFLFPVNILFSVAVGGLAAVFFAVLISTIFLPAILAVLKSKINFLSVHVYKNKNRSSFWRWLAERVVRHPYLFFFPILIFLLVLGYPFLEAKFGISDYRIFPEKSENRAFYDNYAKKFQLEQLSPIVLVIESPSSSILSRKNLSKIYNLVHKLKDNPRVKEVNGIISSTSDLKKNQYYTLYHLNKKLLDPQVKQLLDTTTTKHMAVINVISKYPVNSEETKQLVSELQNIKIGSGLKVQLTGVTVSNIDVLHSIYRYLPYAVLWIIVFSYLILLLLLRSLLLPLKAIIMTLLSLCASYGALVFVFQQGYLSSILNFQPQEMLDISLLVIIFCALFGFSMDYEVFLLSRIKEAHQLTRDNNKSIIFGIEKSSRIITSAALIVIVITGSFLIADVLMVKAFGLGIAVAIFVDAFLIRSFLVPATMAIFKNWLWYLPKWLDRILPKL, encoded by the coding sequence ATGCAAAAAAAAGCACTGTCGTACCGATTAGGAAGATTTATAAATAAGCTTCGTTGGCCCATAATAGTTTTATGGTTGCTTGCAATTTTACTCTGTATCCCATTTTTGCCTCACATTATTACACCGTTTAAGACCACTGGATTTGTGGATGAAAGCTCTCAAAGTGCCCGTGCCGAAGAGTATATGAATAAACAATTGGGATATAATGATAAAAATAAATTTCTTATCATGTACCACAGCAAAAAGCTTTTAGCGACACAAGATAAATTCAAAGAAAAAATTAAAAAATCCTTGGCTGATTTAAAGGATTTTCCGATTAAACACAAAATTATTTATCCTGATGATACGCATCAAATTTCCAAAGATAAACATACAGCATATGTTGCCGTGATCATCAAAAGCAATAAGCCTCTTACTAATGATTTATTAAATCAATTTAAAGACTCCATAAAAAAACCAAGTCAGATGACTATGTGGATTGGAGGTGAACCGCTGTTCGTAGAAAATGTGAACAAACAAACACAAACCGACCTATATAAAGCAGATATTGTCGCCACGCCTATAGCGATTATCACCTTAATTCTGGTATTTGGGTCGGTAGTTGCTGCCACACTTCCAATTATTCTTGGCGGCGGGTGTGCGATCATTATTCTTACAACGCTTTATTTCTTTGGGCATCTTTTTACCCTTTCCATTTTCACCATCAACATCGCTTTATTGCTCGGCTTGTGTCTTTGTCTTGATTATTCATTATTTTTTATAAATCGCTTTAGGGATGAGTTAAAGAACGGATTAACGATTCAAGAGGCGATAGCAACAACCCAAGAAACAGCTGGAAAAGCAATTTTTTTTAGTGGATTAGCCGTTTTTGTAAGCCTGAGTGCTTTATTTTTGTTTCCTGTAAACATTCTTTTTTCCGTTGCGGTAGGTGGTTTGGCTGCCGTTTTCTTTGCAGTATTAATCTCTACAATATTTTTACCTGCCATTCTTGCCGTTCTGAAATCAAAGATTAATTTTCTATCAGTACATGTATATAAGAATAAAAATCGCTCCAGTTTTTGGCGTTGGCTCGCAGAGCGAGTTGTTCGGCATCCTTATCTTTTTTTCTTTCCTATTCTTATTTTCTTGTTAGTGCTTGGATATCCCTTTTTAGAGGCAAAATTTGGTATCTCTGACTATCGTATTTTCCCTGAGAAATCAGAAAACCGAGCGTTTTATGATAACTATGCAAAGAAATTTCAGCTTGAACAATTAAGCCCTATAGTCTTAGTGATCGAATCGCCCTCTTCATCTATCTTATCTCGCAAAAACTTATCCAAAATATATAATTTGGTACATAAATTGAAAGATAATCCACGTGTCAAAGAGGTCAATGGTATTATCAGTAGCACTTCCGACCTTAAAAAGAATCAATATTACACGCTTTATCATTTGAATAAAAAATTGCTTGATCCCCAGGTAAAACAATTATTAGATACTACAACGACCAAACATATGGCAGTCATTAATGTAATTAGCAAATATCCAGTTAACTCGGAAGAAACGAAACAACTGGTAAGTGAATTACAAAATATAAAAATAGGCAGCGGATTAAAGGTCCAACTTACTGGAGTAACAGTGAGTAATATTGATGTGTTACACAGTATTTATCGTTATCTGCCCTATGCCGTTCTATGGATTATTGTATTTTCATATTTGATCTTGCTTCTATTATTAAGATCTCTCCTCTTGCCTCTGAAAGCAATAATAATGACTTTGTTAAGTTTATGTGCTTCATATGGGGCGTTGGTTTTTGTATTCCAACAGGGATATCTATCCAGTATTCTTAACTTTCAACCACAAGAAATGCTCGATATCAGTTTATTAGTAATAATATTTTGTGCCCTGTTTGGTTTTTCGATGGACTATGAAGTATTTTTGCTCTCTCGAATCAAAGAGGCGCATCAATTAACTCGTGATAATAACAAAAGCATTATATTTGGCATTGAAAAAAGCAGTCGTATTATTACCAGTGCTGCACTTATTGTTATTGTGATTACCGGCTCCTTTTTAATTGCTGATGTTTTGATGGTCAAAGCATTTGGTCTTGGCATTGCTGTTGCTATTTTCGTCGATGCCTTTTTAATACGAAGTTTCTTAGTCCCCGCAACCATGGCCATTTTTAAAAATTGGCTCTGGTATCTACCTAAATGGCTGGATCGAATTCTACCCAAACTATAA
- a CDS encoding amino acid adenylation domain-containing protein: MANKKIIQALFEEHAHHFPNHIAAVKGNEQLTYSELNRRANQLAYYLKSLGLKPDSPIALCLERSFDFLITLLAILKAGGAYLPIDASQPEDRLFFLLQDSKASILITQSMFKDKFKPYQGTLVLLDIDNKVINQQAWNNPSPTNTPEHLAYIIYTSGSTGTPKGVLIEHRSVVNYCHWFAHYTQCKPQQRIDFSANPIFDMSVTTTVVPLMLGLTVVLCEEKTKKEIHSYLHYLAKARINIIKLTPSYFKVLLHEIKNNFITLPHLHSIILGGENLSAAECQSWLKSYPKHVLFNEYGPTEATVAVSTYKVTNLNCSYLDTNVPIGIAGTNMSCIILDANNEPVPDGEVGELFIGGTCLARGYLNQLQLTQERFITLSKTRLYKTGDLCKKRPDGTIEYLGRIDEQVKIRGYRIEPSEIEKYMIDHPGIEEVAVLPQKDAFGEQRLVAYYVLKDPEASLNTNQIRQHLHQKVPEYMVPTVFVNVDKFPLTRNGKLDKAALPVPLLTASHNYTEPVTALEKKLAGIWSDELGVQLIGIHDSFFDLGGHSLSAARIISKINDELNRTISLSDFYKATNIAALAPIVKNTKRNKKKTKNKTVSYHKVSHLPLSDFQFLLWMSHIFEPRAQKLNIVARKRFSGHLNEKALDFAFQAILKKHETLTYQIFKLKPAQKTQKKWSFKLATTDLTMLPSHKSEKELQDSMTQLIDFYPWPKKTALIIGKLFYLTENESELQICIPHLISDEHCTDILFAELSHFYERYTHLMLEEIALDSHFKEHIFNERSAMKIHLDEDIPFWEKYLKDTHLFTFPEEYIVRNMQAEQIPYSTYSVIPEASLNHFKLFCELNHISINNALCAVIALALRNCSGNCKSETPYTLMNIIQSTRDNPMYDNTIGCFLRVEPAKIILDEAATLTGLSQELRNSIIDTSNYQHCSNLIKLSSIGSFKPNILENIFTHLITPLYLKLLNIPSIYRKILKRCGSRMISFKRNTKFVINLNIRTNFTDLTNKNLKLFGLNTKQIKNNKDDLLAIDYIFEASFIRDDNENVHQLVISANLRPEFREKIALEAIQIMNSVGFEKNLHEASLKYEEEEQLLS, from the coding sequence ATGGCGAATAAAAAAATAATACAAGCCTTATTTGAAGAACATGCGCATCATTTCCCAAATCATATTGCTGCTGTAAAGGGAAATGAACAACTGACTTATAGCGAGCTAAATCGAAGAGCAAATCAACTCGCTTACTACTTAAAAAGCTTAGGCTTAAAACCAGATTCTCCTATTGCACTTTGTTTGGAGCGTTCATTTGATTTTCTAATTACACTTTTAGCCATTTTAAAAGCAGGCGGTGCTTACTTACCGATAGATGCATCGCAACCTGAGGATCGTTTATTTTTTTTACTTCAGGATAGCAAAGCCTCAATTTTAATTACTCAATCTATGTTCAAAGATAAATTTAAACCGTATCAAGGAACTCTTGTGTTATTGGACATTGATAATAAGGTTATCAACCAACAAGCATGGAATAATCCATCTCCAACAAATACTCCAGAGCATTTAGCATATATCATCTATACATCGGGCTCTACTGGAACTCCCAAAGGCGTGCTTATTGAACACCGTTCGGTGGTCAATTATTGTCATTGGTTTGCCCACTATACACAGTGCAAACCGCAACAGCGTATCGATTTTTCTGCAAACCCTATTTTTGATATGTCAGTCACTACGACCGTTGTGCCATTAATGTTGGGATTAACTGTGGTTCTTTGCGAGGAAAAAACAAAGAAGGAAATTCACTCGTATTTGCATTATCTAGCGAAAGCACGCATCAATATTATTAAACTAACTCCAAGTTATTTTAAAGTGCTGTTGCACGAAATAAAAAATAATTTCATTACATTGCCGCACCTGCATTCCATTATTCTCGGAGGAGAAAATTTATCAGCTGCTGAATGTCAATCCTGGCTTAAATCCTATCCTAAACATGTTCTATTTAATGAATACGGACCCACTGAAGCAACGGTGGCGGTTTCAACATATAAAGTAACTAATTTGAACTGCTCCTATCTGGATACGAATGTCCCTATTGGCATTGCAGGCACTAATATGAGTTGCATTATTCTCGATGCCAACAATGAACCAGTTCCCGATGGAGAGGTCGGTGAGCTTTTTATTGGGGGGACATGTTTGGCGCGCGGTTACTTAAATCAACTTCAACTTACACAAGAACGATTTATTACCTTAAGTAAAACTCGTTTATATAAAACAGGGGATTTATGTAAAAAACGGCCTGACGGAACCATTGAATATTTAGGTAGAATTGACGAGCAAGTAAAAATACGTGGGTATCGTATTGAGCCAAGCGAAATTGAAAAATACATGATTGACCATCCCGGTATTGAAGAAGTTGCAGTACTGCCCCAAAAAGATGCTTTTGGAGAACAAAGATTGGTAGCCTATTACGTTTTAAAAGACCCTGAAGCTTCATTAAATACGAATCAAATACGTCAGCATTTACACCAAAAGGTACCGGAATATATGGTTCCTACAGTTTTTGTAAATGTGGATAAGTTTCCCTTGACTAGGAATGGAAAGCTGGATAAAGCCGCATTACCTGTACCTTTGTTAACTGCGAGTCATAATTATACTGAGCCTGTTACTGCACTTGAAAAAAAACTTGCGGGGATTTGGTCAGATGAATTGGGAGTTCAACTCATTGGTATTCATGATAGCTTTTTTGATTTAGGGGGACATTCTTTATCTGCGGCACGTATCATTTCAAAAATAAATGATGAATTAAATAGAACTATCAGTCTATCTGACTTTTATAAGGCCACCAACATTGCAGCTTTAGCTCCTATTGTTAAAAACACAAAAAGAAATAAGAAAAAAACAAAAAATAAAACAGTTAGCTATCATAAAGTAAGTCATCTACCTCTGAGTGATTTCCAGTTTTTACTTTGGATGTCACATATTTTTGAACCCAGAGCACAAAAGTTAAATATTGTCGCTAGAAAGAGATTCAGTGGTCACTTAAACGAAAAGGCTTTAGATTTTGCTTTTCAAGCGATTTTAAAAAAGCATGAAACACTAACTTATCAAATCTTCAAATTAAAACCGGCCCAAAAAACACAAAAAAAATGGTCATTTAAACTCGCAACTACTGATCTTACAATGCTTCCGTCCCACAAAAGTGAAAAAGAATTGCAAGATTCAATGACACAACTCATTGATTTTTATCCCTGGCCGAAAAAAACAGCTTTAATTATCGGCAAATTATTTTACTTAACTGAGAACGAATCTGAGCTTCAAATTTGCATACCGCATTTAATTTCTGATGAGCATTGTACTGATATTTTATTCGCTGAGTTATCTCATTTTTATGAACGATACACGCACTTAATGCTTGAAGAAATTGCACTGGACTCACACTTTAAAGAACATATTTTTAATGAACGATCTGCAATGAAAATTCACCTGGATGAAGACATTCCATTTTGGGAGAAGTATCTAAAAGATACCCATTTATTTACTTTTCCCGAGGAGTATATAGTTCGTAATATGCAAGCTGAACAAATTCCTTATTCCACGTACTCAGTCATACCAGAAGCCTCTTTAAATCATTTCAAGCTTTTTTGCGAACTAAATCATATAAGTATCAATAACGCGTTATGCGCTGTAATTGCATTGGCGTTACGAAATTGTTCCGGTAACTGTAAAAGTGAGACACCTTACACCCTCATGAATATCATTCAATCAACACGTGATAATCCAATGTATGATAATACAATTGGCTGTTTCCTGAGAGTCGAGCCGGCTAAAATTATCCTTGATGAGGCGGCAACTTTGACTGGTCTATCTCAAGAACTACGTAATTCGATTATTGATACAAGTAACTATCAGCACTGTTCAAATTTAATAAAACTGAGTTCCATAGGTTCCTTTAAACCCAACATACTTGAAAATATATTTACCCATTTAATCACTCCACTCTATCTAAAACTACTCAACATACCCTCCATTTATCGTAAAATCTTAAAACGATGTGGCAGTCGTATGATTTCATTTAAACGAAATACCAAATTTGTTATTAACCTCAACATCCGTACTAACTTTACTGACCTGACTAATAAAAATTTAAAATTATTTGGTTTGAATACCAAACAAATTAAAAATAATAAGGATGATTTACTAGCAATAGATTATATTTTCGAAGCCAGTTTTATTCGAGATGACAATGAAAACGTTCATCAATTAGTTATTTCCGCAAATTTAAGACCCGAATTTCGCGAAAAAATTGCTCTAGAAGCAATTCAGATTATGAATTCAGTAGGTTTTGAAAAAAATCTACACGAAGCCTCACTCAAATATGAAGAAGAAGAGCAGTTGCTTTCATAA